In Eschrichtius robustus isolate mEscRob2 chromosome 2, mEscRob2.pri, whole genome shotgun sequence, a single window of DNA contains:
- the AP1M2 gene encoding AP-1 complex subunit mu-2 isoform X3, whose protein sequence is MSASAVFILDVKGKVFSEYFKELEEESIRDNFVIVYELLDELMDFGFPQTTDSKILQEYITQQGNKLETGKSRVPPTVTNAVSWRSEGIKYKKNEVFIDVIESVNLLVNANGSVLLSEIVGTIKLKVFLSGMPELRLGLNDRVLFELTGLSGSKNKSVELEDVKFHQCVRLSRFDNDRTISFIPPDGDFELMSYRLSTQVKPLIWIESVIEKFSHSRVEIMVKAKGQFKKQSVANSVEISVPVPSDADSPRFKTSVGSAKYMPEKNVVIWSIKSFPGGKEYLMRAHFGLPSVEKEEVEGRPPIGVKFEIPYFTVSGIQVRYMKIIEKSGYQALPWVRYITQSGDYQLRTS, encoded by the exons ATGTCCGCCTCGGCTGTCTTCATCCTCGATGTCAAGGGCAAG GTATTCTCTGAATACTTCAAGGAGCTGGAGGAGGAAAGCATTCGAGACAACTTCGTCATCGTCTATGAGCTGCTGGATGAGCTCATGGACTTCGGCTTCCCACAGACCACGGACAGCAAAATCCTGCAGGA ATACATCACGCAGCAGGGCAACAAGCTGGAGACGGGCAAGTCACGAGTGCCACCCACTGTCACCAATGCTGTGTCTTGGCGCTCAGAGGGCATCAAATACAAGAAGAACGAAGTCTTCATCGATGTCATAGAGTCCgtcaacctgctg GTCAACGCCAACGGCAGTGTCCTGCTGAGTGAGATCGTGGGCACCATCAAGCTCAAAGTGTTTCTGTCGGGAATGCCGGAGCTGAGGCTGGGCCTCAATGACCGCGTGCTCTTCGAGCTCACTGGCC TTTCAGGGAGCAAGAACAAGTCCGTGGAACTGGAGGATGTGAAATTCCACCAGTGTGTGCGGCTGTCTCGCTTCGACAACGACCGTACCATCTCCTTCATTCCGCCCGACGGTGACTTCGAGCTCATGTCCTACCGCCTCAGCACCCAG GTCAAGCCGCTGATCTGGATTGAATCTGTCATTGAGAAATTCTCCCACAGCCGCGTGGAGATCATGGTCAAG GCCAAGGGGCAGTTTAAGAAGCAGTCGGTGGCCAACAGCGTGGAGATATCTGTGCCGGTACCCAGCGATGCCGACTCCCCACGCTTCAAGACCAGCGTAGGCAGTGCCAAGTACATGCCAGAGAAGAACGTCGTTATCTGGAGTATCAAGTCTTTTCCG GGGGGCAAGGAGTACCTGATGCGCGCCCACTTTGGCCTCCCCAGCGTGGAGAAGGAGGAGGTAGAGGGCCGGCCCCCCATCGGGGTCAAGTTTGAGATCCCCTATTTCACCGTCTCCGGGATCCAG GTCCGATACATGAAGATCATCGAGAAGAGTGGTTACCAGGCCCTGCCCTGGGTCCGCTATATCACCCAGAGTGGCG ATTATCAACTTCGTACCAGCTAG
- the AP1M2 gene encoding AP-1 complex subunit mu-2 isoform X1, translated as MSASAVFILDVKGKPLISRNYKGDVAMSEIEHFMPLLMQREEEGALAPLMSHGRVHFLWIKYSNLYLVATTLKNANASLVYSFLYKTVEVFSEYFKELEEESIRDNFVIVYELLDELMDFGFPQTTDSKILQEYITQQGNKLETGKSRVPPTVTNAVSWRSEGIKYKKNEVFIDVIESVNLLVNANGSVLLSEIVGTIKLKVFLSGMPELRLGLNDRVLFELTGLSGSKNKSVELEDVKFHQCVRLSRFDNDRTISFIPPDGDFELMSYRLSTQVKPLIWIESVIEKFSHSRVEIMVKAKGQFKKQSVANSVEISVPVPSDADSPRFKTSVGSAKYMPEKNVVIWSIKSFPGGKEYLMRAHFGLPSVEKEEVEGRPPIGVKFEIPYFTVSGIQVRYMKIIEKSGYQALPWVRYITQSGDYQLRTS; from the exons ATGTCCGCCTCGGCTGTCTTCATCCTCGATGTCAAGGGCAAG CCCTTGATCAGCCGCAACTACAAGGGCGATGTGGCCATGAGTGAGATTGAGCACTTCATGCCTCTGCTCATGCAGCGGGAGGAGGAGGGCGCCCTGGCCCCACTGATGAGCCACGGCCGGGTCCACTTCCTGTGGATCAAATACAGCAACCTCTACT TGGTGGCCACCACGCTGAAGAACGCCAATGCCTCCCTCGTGTACTCCTTCCTCTACAAGACAGTGGAG GTATTCTCTGAATACTTCAAGGAGCTGGAGGAGGAAAGCATTCGAGACAACTTCGTCATCGTCTATGAGCTGCTGGATGAGCTCATGGACTTCGGCTTCCCACAGACCACGGACAGCAAAATCCTGCAGGA ATACATCACGCAGCAGGGCAACAAGCTGGAGACGGGCAAGTCACGAGTGCCACCCACTGTCACCAATGCTGTGTCTTGGCGCTCAGAGGGCATCAAATACAAGAAGAACGAAGTCTTCATCGATGTCATAGAGTCCgtcaacctgctg GTCAACGCCAACGGCAGTGTCCTGCTGAGTGAGATCGTGGGCACCATCAAGCTCAAAGTGTTTCTGTCGGGAATGCCGGAGCTGAGGCTGGGCCTCAATGACCGCGTGCTCTTCGAGCTCACTGGCC TTTCAGGGAGCAAGAACAAGTCCGTGGAACTGGAGGATGTGAAATTCCACCAGTGTGTGCGGCTGTCTCGCTTCGACAACGACCGTACCATCTCCTTCATTCCGCCCGACGGTGACTTCGAGCTCATGTCCTACCGCCTCAGCACCCAG GTCAAGCCGCTGATCTGGATTGAATCTGTCATTGAGAAATTCTCCCACAGCCGCGTGGAGATCATGGTCAAG GCCAAGGGGCAGTTTAAGAAGCAGTCGGTGGCCAACAGCGTGGAGATATCTGTGCCGGTACCCAGCGATGCCGACTCCCCACGCTTCAAGACCAGCGTAGGCAGTGCCAAGTACATGCCAGAGAAGAACGTCGTTATCTGGAGTATCAAGTCTTTTCCG GGGGGCAAGGAGTACCTGATGCGCGCCCACTTTGGCCTCCCCAGCGTGGAGAAGGAGGAGGTAGAGGGCCGGCCCCCCATCGGGGTCAAGTTTGAGATCCCCTATTTCACCGTCTCCGGGATCCAG GTCCGATACATGAAGATCATCGAGAAGAGTGGTTACCAGGCCCTGCCCTGGGTCCGCTATATCACCCAGAGTGGCG ATTATCAACTTCGTACCAGCTAG
- the AP1M2 gene encoding AP-1 complex subunit mu-2 isoform X2 — translation MSASAVFILDVKGKPLISRNYKGDVAMSEIEHFMPLLMQREEEGALAPLMSHGRVHFLWIKYSNLYLVATTLKNANASLVYSFLYKTVEVFSEYFKELEEESIRDNFVIVYELLDELMDFGFPQTTDSKILQEYITQQGNKLETGKSRVPPTVTNAVSWRSEGIKYKKNEVFIDVIESVNLLVNANGSVLLSEIVGTIKLKVFLSGMPELRLGLNDRVLFELTGRSKNKSVELEDVKFHQCVRLSRFDNDRTISFIPPDGDFELMSYRLSTQVKPLIWIESVIEKFSHSRVEIMVKAKGQFKKQSVANSVEISVPVPSDADSPRFKTSVGSAKYMPEKNVVIWSIKSFPGGKEYLMRAHFGLPSVEKEEVEGRPPIGVKFEIPYFTVSGIQVRYMKIIEKSGYQALPWVRYITQSGDYQLRTS, via the exons ATGTCCGCCTCGGCTGTCTTCATCCTCGATGTCAAGGGCAAG CCCTTGATCAGCCGCAACTACAAGGGCGATGTGGCCATGAGTGAGATTGAGCACTTCATGCCTCTGCTCATGCAGCGGGAGGAGGAGGGCGCCCTGGCCCCACTGATGAGCCACGGCCGGGTCCACTTCCTGTGGATCAAATACAGCAACCTCTACT TGGTGGCCACCACGCTGAAGAACGCCAATGCCTCCCTCGTGTACTCCTTCCTCTACAAGACAGTGGAG GTATTCTCTGAATACTTCAAGGAGCTGGAGGAGGAAAGCATTCGAGACAACTTCGTCATCGTCTATGAGCTGCTGGATGAGCTCATGGACTTCGGCTTCCCACAGACCACGGACAGCAAAATCCTGCAGGA ATACATCACGCAGCAGGGCAACAAGCTGGAGACGGGCAAGTCACGAGTGCCACCCACTGTCACCAATGCTGTGTCTTGGCGCTCAGAGGGCATCAAATACAAGAAGAACGAAGTCTTCATCGATGTCATAGAGTCCgtcaacctgctg GTCAACGCCAACGGCAGTGTCCTGCTGAGTGAGATCGTGGGCACCATCAAGCTCAAAGTGTTTCTGTCGGGAATGCCGGAGCTGAGGCTGGGCCTCAATGACCGCGTGCTCTTCGAGCTCACTGGCC GGAGCAAGAACAAGTCCGTGGAACTGGAGGATGTGAAATTCCACCAGTGTGTGCGGCTGTCTCGCTTCGACAACGACCGTACCATCTCCTTCATTCCGCCCGACGGTGACTTCGAGCTCATGTCCTACCGCCTCAGCACCCAG GTCAAGCCGCTGATCTGGATTGAATCTGTCATTGAGAAATTCTCCCACAGCCGCGTGGAGATCATGGTCAAG GCCAAGGGGCAGTTTAAGAAGCAGTCGGTGGCCAACAGCGTGGAGATATCTGTGCCGGTACCCAGCGATGCCGACTCCCCACGCTTCAAGACCAGCGTAGGCAGTGCCAAGTACATGCCAGAGAAGAACGTCGTTATCTGGAGTATCAAGTCTTTTCCG GGGGGCAAGGAGTACCTGATGCGCGCCCACTTTGGCCTCCCCAGCGTGGAGAAGGAGGAGGTAGAGGGCCGGCCCCCCATCGGGGTCAAGTTTGAGATCCCCTATTTCACCGTCTCCGGGATCCAG GTCCGATACATGAAGATCATCGAGAAGAGTGGTTACCAGGCCCTGCCCTGGGTCCGCTATATCACCCAGAGTGGCG ATTATCAACTTCGTACCAGCTAG
- the CDKN2D gene encoding cyclin-dependent kinase 4 inhibitor D: MLLEEVRAGDRLSGAAARGDVQEVRRLLHRELVHPDALNRFGKTALQVMMFGSPTIALELLKQGASPNVQDASGTTPAHDAARTGFLDTLKVLVEHGADVNAPDGTGALPIHLAVREGHTAVVGFLAAESDLHHRDARGLTPLELARGRGAKDLMDILQWHTVAPL; the protein is encoded by the exons ATGCTGCTGGAGGAGGTCCGCGCCGGCGACCGGCTGAGCGGGGCGGCGGCCCGGGGAGACGTGCAGGAGGTGCGCCGCCTTCTGCACCGCGAGCTGGTGCACCCCGACGCCCTGAACCGCTTTGGCAAGACGGCGCTGCAG GTCATGATGTTTGGCAGCCCCACCATTGCCCTGGAGCTCCTGAAGCAAGGTGCCAGCCCCAACGTCCAGGATGCCTCCGGCACCACTCCAGCCCATGATGCAGCCCGCACTGGATTCCTTGACACCCTGAAAGTGTTGGTGGAGCATGGCGCTGATGTCAATGCACCTGATGGCACCGGGGCCCTCCCCATCCATCTGGCAGTGAGAGAGGGCCACACGGCTGTGGTCGGCTTCCTGGCTGCTGAGTCTGATCTTCATCACAGGGACGCCAGGGGGCTCACACCTCTGGAGCTGGCAAGGGGGAGAGGCGCTAAGGATCTCATGGACATACTGCAGTGGCACACGGTGGCACCACTGTGA